A DNA window from Candidatus Protochlamydia naegleriophila contains the following coding sequences:
- a CDS encoding aldehyde dehydrogenase family protein — MLFAKPNTRESKLQFKSRYGNFIDGKWIPPAKGQYFENVSPVDGKVFCEIPRSTAEDIELALDAAHKARAEWGKVSPAARAVILNKIADRIEQNLELLALAETWDNGKPIRESLAADIPLAIDHFRYFAGCIRSQEGTLSQLDDHTIAYHFHEPLGVVGQIIPWNFPILMATWKLAPALAAGNCVVLKPAEQTPASILVLMELIQDLIPEGVVNIVNGFGVEAGKPLASNKRIAKIAFTGETTTGRLIMQYASENIIPVTLELGGKSPNVFFEDVMEKEDAYLDKALEGFTMFALNQGEVCTCPSRALIQESIFQKFMEKAIERTRQIKIGNPLDTETMMGAQTSNDQLEKIKSYVDIGKKEGAKVLTGGDLAAIPSDLKGGFYYQPTIVEGKNSMRIFQEEIFGPVLAVTSFKTESEALQMANNTLYGLGAGVWSRNINIAYRMGRGIQAGRVWTNCYHLYPAHAAFGGYKLSGIGRENHKMMLDHYQQTKNLLVSYSENPQAFY, encoded by the coding sequence ATGCTATTTGCCAAGCCCAATACCCGAGAATCCAAGCTTCAATTTAAAAGTCGCTATGGAAACTTTATTGATGGTAAGTGGATTCCTCCTGCCAAAGGGCAATACTTTGAAAACGTCTCCCCAGTGGATGGGAAAGTTTTTTGCGAAATACCTCGTTCGACGGCCGAAGATATTGAATTGGCCCTCGATGCCGCTCATAAGGCTCGTGCGGAATGGGGCAAAGTATCTCCTGCAGCAAGAGCTGTGATTCTCAATAAAATAGCTGATCGGATCGAACAAAATTTAGAGCTGTTAGCCTTGGCTGAGACATGGGATAATGGAAAACCGATTAGGGAGTCGTTAGCTGCAGATATTCCGCTTGCCATCGATCATTTCCGCTATTTTGCCGGCTGCATTCGTTCGCAAGAGGGAACACTGTCGCAGTTAGATGATCATACAATAGCTTATCACTTTCACGAACCGCTTGGAGTCGTTGGCCAGATTATTCCATGGAATTTCCCTATCTTAATGGCTACTTGGAAATTGGCTCCTGCTTTAGCTGCAGGCAATTGCGTAGTATTAAAACCGGCTGAACAAACTCCTGCAAGCATTTTAGTCCTGATGGAATTGATTCAAGATCTTATCCCGGAAGGAGTTGTCAATATTGTCAATGGATTTGGCGTCGAAGCTGGCAAACCTCTGGCGTCGAATAAGAGGATTGCCAAAATTGCATTTACTGGAGAAACGACGACAGGGCGCCTAATCATGCAGTACGCTTCTGAAAATATTATTCCTGTGACGTTAGAGCTTGGAGGAAAGTCGCCGAATGTATTCTTTGAAGATGTCATGGAAAAAGAGGATGCCTATCTGGATAAGGCTTTAGAAGGTTTTACTATGTTTGCCTTGAATCAGGGAGAAGTGTGTACATGCCCTTCACGAGCATTGATTCAAGAGAGCATTTTTCAGAAATTCATGGAGAAAGCTATTGAACGCACGCGTCAGATTAAAATTGGAAATCCTCTCGATACCGAAACAATGATGGGAGCGCAAACCTCCAATGATCAGCTTGAGAAGATTAAGTCCTATGTGGATATTGGAAAAAAAGAAGGGGCTAAAGTTTTGACTGGAGGCGATTTAGCCGCTATTCCGTCCGATTTAAAAGGAGGTTTCTACTATCAGCCAACGATTGTAGAGGGAAAGAATAGCATGCGCATTTTTCAAGAAGAAATTTTTGGTCCTGTCCTTGCCGTCACGAGCTTTAAAACAGAAAGTGAAGCCTTGCAAATGGCAAACAACACCTTGTATGGCTTAGGAGCCGGGGTATGGTCGCGTAATATCAATATTGCCTATCGAATGGGCAGAGGCATTCAGGCTGGAAGGGTATGGACCAATTGCTATCACCTATATCCGGCACATGCCGCTTTTGGTGGGTATAAACTGTCGGGAATCGGCCGAGAAAATCACAAAATGATGCTAGATCATTACCAACAGACCAAAAATCTGCTCGTGAGCTACAGCGAAAACCCCCAGGCCTTTTACTAA
- a CDS encoding alpha/beta hydrolase — MIANDEVLHRGALITQASKALILLHGRGGTAHGIMGLADSFSTPQLYIAAPQASHSTWYPHSFIVEEKLNEPYLSSSIEVVKCLIDTISKHIPPSQTYLMGFSQGACLALEVAARFATRYGGVIAFTGGLIGSVIDEKKYRGDFKGTPIFIGTSDQDPHVPLERAQESKTLLEKLGAQVTLKVYPGMGHTINEDEIGWVRQNIFLM; from the coding sequence TTGATTGCCAATGACGAAGTTTTACATCGAGGAGCGCTCATCACCCAAGCTTCCAAAGCCTTGATCTTGCTGCATGGACGCGGAGGAACGGCTCATGGAATAATGGGCCTTGCCGATTCATTCAGCACCCCTCAATTGTATATTGCGGCCCCTCAAGCCTCTCACAGTACATGGTATCCCCACAGCTTTATAGTTGAGGAAAAACTCAATGAACCCTATCTTTCTTCTTCAATAGAAGTCGTTAAATGTTTAATAGATACGATTTCAAAGCACATTCCTCCTTCACAGACGTATCTCATGGGATTTTCTCAAGGAGCCTGCCTAGCGCTTGAAGTGGCAGCTCGTTTTGCTACTCGATATGGAGGTGTTATAGCTTTTACTGGGGGATTGATTGGCAGCGTGATTGATGAAAAAAAATACCGCGGAGACTTCAAAGGCACGCCCATTTTCATCGGTACGAGCGATCAAGATCCCCATGTCCCATTAGAGCGCGCTCAAGAGTCTAAGACCCTCCTGGAAAAACTCGGTGCACAAGTCACCCTAAAAGTCTATCCAGGAATGGGACACACCATTAACGAAGATGAAATTGGTTGGGTCAGGCAAAACATCTTTCTGATGTAA
- a CDS encoding malonic semialdehyde reductase: MGKIAESDLKQLFSEARTFTSWQPKTVEDSILHEIYEMMKWGPTSANSCPVRILFVKSQEGKEKLIPCLSPGNVEKVKAAPVTAIIAMDEEFYNQLPKLAPHNPAFKETFASNAKLAKETAFRNSSLQGAYFIIATRAMGLDCGPMSGFNNQKLDEAFFSGTSLKSNFLCNIGYGNRDQLHPRAPRLSFDEACKIV, encoded by the coding sequence ATGGGAAAAATCGCTGAAAGTGACTTAAAGCAACTGTTTAGTGAAGCCCGCACATTTACTTCATGGCAGCCAAAAACTGTGGAAGATTCCATTTTACATGAGATCTATGAAATGATGAAATGGGGTCCAACGAGTGCCAATAGCTGCCCTGTTCGCATTCTTTTTGTCAAAAGCCAAGAGGGAAAAGAAAAGCTGATTCCATGTCTTTCTCCTGGCAATGTAGAAAAGGTCAAAGCAGCTCCTGTAACGGCGATCATAGCCATGGATGAAGAATTCTATAATCAGCTCCCGAAACTTGCCCCTCATAACCCTGCATTTAAAGAGACCTTTGCCTCTAACGCAAAGCTTGCCAAAGAAACAGCCTTTCGCAATAGCTCGTTGCAAGGAGCGTATTTCATTATAGCGACTCGGGCGATGGGACTCGATTGCGGCCCCATGTCCGGCTTTAACAATCAAAAATTAGACGAGGCCTTTTTTTCAGGCACTTCTCTAAAATCGAACTTCCTCTGCAATATTGGCTATGGCAATCGCGACCAGCTTCACCCAAGAGCTCCTCGACTGAGTTTTGATGAAGCTTGCAAGATAGTCTAA
- a CDS encoding flavin-containing monooxygenase, which yields MTVAIIGAGPAGLVAAKTALECGLHPTVLEKSDRIGGLWKPGTGFVWDSMHTNLSYHSCMFSDAPWDNPSGDFPTQKEVYNYLELYASKNGIFNYTHFNSEVQKVSKASGQWRVEWLENKDIIQKDFDYVMVCSGIFSKAHVPSIPGLETFTGQAIHSRDYKNPDCFQGKKVVVVGNAFSGTEIAAEVSTVTAQTLHCISKAMWVLPRYVPDSSSVKQPLDLVFFSRVATEALKKLPEEEENRQTHQWFQHLTKQNEVAKELIVTTPEEPQFSAISDTYIDQVKVSKIDLKQAKIIRVFQNTIFFNDGTQTDADALIFATGYEAELPFFDAEILQKLDFCPQDRFQPLLLDKCTFNPDLPNMAFCGMQRGPYFCTMELQARLAFHVFTNRVKAPSLSQMNAGIEIERKIRIQTPRPQFPHGNYVEFSDMLAKEAGVLPDLEGLKESNTDLYKLLHEGPFNASHYRLNGPFSNPEESVKYMRKMHLSLKSKNLRNL from the coding sequence ATGACGGTTGCTATTATTGGGGCTGGGCCTGCTGGATTGGTCGCTGCTAAAACAGCGTTAGAGTGCGGTTTGCATCCGACGGTTTTGGAGAAGAGCGATCGCATTGGGGGATTGTGGAAGCCTGGTACAGGCTTTGTTTGGGACAGCATGCATACAAATCTATCTTACCATTCTTGCATGTTTTCAGATGCCCCTTGGGACAACCCTTCGGGAGACTTTCCGACTCAAAAGGAGGTTTACAATTATCTTGAATTGTATGCTTCTAAAAATGGCATCTTTAACTATACTCACTTTAATTCGGAAGTGCAAAAAGTCTCTAAGGCTAGTGGACAATGGCGTGTAGAGTGGCTAGAGAATAAAGACATTATTCAGAAAGACTTTGACTATGTCATGGTCTGTAGCGGTATTTTTAGCAAGGCTCATGTTCCCTCTATTCCAGGTTTAGAAACATTTACTGGCCAAGCCATTCATAGTAGAGACTATAAAAATCCGGACTGTTTTCAAGGTAAAAAAGTTGTGGTAGTAGGAAATGCTTTTAGTGGTACCGAAATTGCAGCAGAGGTATCGACCGTTACAGCACAAACACTTCATTGCATTAGTAAGGCCATGTGGGTGCTGCCAAGATATGTGCCTGACAGCTCCAGTGTAAAGCAACCGCTGGATTTGGTCTTTTTTAGCCGGGTTGCAACTGAGGCCCTCAAAAAGCTTCCGGAAGAGGAAGAAAATAGACAGACTCATCAATGGTTCCAGCATTTGACTAAGCAAAATGAAGTGGCAAAAGAGCTGATTGTTACCACCCCTGAGGAGCCGCAGTTTAGTGCGATTTCCGATACCTATATCGATCAGGTGAAGGTTTCAAAGATTGATCTAAAACAGGCGAAAATTATCCGTGTTTTTCAGAATACAATTTTTTTTAATGATGGAACGCAAACAGATGCAGACGCATTGATTTTTGCCACAGGCTATGAGGCAGAGCTTCCCTTCTTTGATGCAGAGATCCTTCAGAAGCTCGATTTTTGCCCTCAAGATCGGTTTCAGCCCTTATTATTAGATAAGTGTACCTTTAATCCCGATCTTCCAAATATGGCCTTTTGTGGCATGCAGCGAGGTCCTTATTTTTGCACAATGGAATTGCAGGCTCGCCTCGCTTTCCATGTCTTTACGAATAGGGTCAAGGCGCCGAGCCTTTCCCAAATGAATGCTGGGATTGAGATTGAGCGCAAAATAAGAATTCAAACTCCGCGCCCCCAATTTCCTCATGGAAACTATGTGGAGTTTTCAGACATGCTGGCAAAAGAGGCAGGTGTGCTGCCCGATCTCGAAGGACTTAAAGAGAGTAATACGGATCTTTATAAGCTTTTGCATGAGGGGCCTTTCAATGCTTCTCATTATCGACTCAATGGCCCTTTTTCAAATCCAGAAGAGTCGGTCAAGTATATGCGGAAGATGCACCTGTCTTTAAAGAGCAAAAATTTAAGAAATCTGTAG
- a CDS encoding DUF2608 domain-containing protein — MRVLFFLTFLLTLSTFECQSSFTRVDEMEDIFHYFDDADAQTLVLFDIDMVLIQPGDPAFQMANMKRFSTIAKRVMKDIPAGKRMQFLSLMMISSTPVLLDEHTPVYLEQLIRRGITVMGLTANLTGEFGPIKNMEEWRIGVLNRFGIDFSKSAPYKSKISFNHLASYRGYYSTYLDGVLFVNGAVVSKGDALLAFLEMARFHPKKIIFIDDREENLKSVEEAIHGHDLSIDFIGLHFTGAQNYPSIPVSASDFESRWEELASQVKEM; from the coding sequence ATGAGAGTTTTATTTTTTTTAACCTTTTTACTGACCCTTTCCACTTTTGAGTGTCAGAGCAGCTTTACACGTGTCGATGAAATGGAAGATATTTTTCATTATTTTGATGATGCCGATGCGCAGACTTTAGTGCTATTTGACATCGACATGGTTTTGATTCAACCGGGCGATCCAGCGTTTCAAATGGCCAATATGAAGCGTTTTAGCACGATTGCCAAACGGGTTATGAAAGACATTCCGGCAGGGAAACGCATGCAGTTTTTGAGTCTCATGATGATTAGTTCTACCCCTGTTTTACTCGACGAGCATACTCCCGTTTATTTGGAGCAATTGATTCGGAGGGGAATTACTGTGATGGGATTGACGGCGAATTTAACAGGGGAATTTGGTCCGATCAAAAATATGGAAGAATGGCGGATCGGGGTCTTGAACAGATTTGGAATTGATTTTTCTAAAAGTGCTCCTTACAAATCCAAAATCTCATTTAATCATTTAGCCTCATATCGAGGCTATTATTCGACCTATCTAGATGGCGTGCTATTTGTTAATGGGGCGGTTGTTTCGAAAGGAGATGCCTTGCTTGCATTTCTTGAGATGGCTCGGTTTCACCCTAAAAAAATCATTTTTATTGATGACCGCGAAGAAAACTTAAAAAGTGTCGAAGAGGCCATTCATGGGCATGATCTCTCGATCGACTTTATCGGGTTGCATTTTACAGGCGCTCAAAACTATCCAAGTATCCCGGTTTCTGCAAGTGACTTTGAATCTCGCTGGGAAGAGTTGGCTTCTCAGGTTAAGGAGATGTAA
- a CDS encoding Npt1/Npt2 family nucleotide transporter, whose translation MSQKNEQEFLGWRKLLWPIHSDEVKKFLPMGIMMFCILFIYTVLRDTKDAILVNAPGAGAESLAFAKGIGVTISAVLFMLLYTKAANVFNREGLFYVTALPFLIFFGGYPYCIYPFVDSLHMSLESIQSYQQIYPSIKWMIPLIGNWTYTLFYILSELWGSAILSLLFWQFANAITPIKEARRFYGMFGFLGNFGLLLSGPAVIFVSHSIHNLGLSRNESTGLMLQYLMAFVIVAGVILLSTFYWMNRYVLTDRRYYDPEAMGEGKKKRAKLSMLESFKFILNSPYLGLIAILVLAYGVSINLFEGVWKGQIKVAYPTEVEFNRVMGGLSTITGGIAVILMLVGSNLLRTFSWRTCALITPVVLITGILIFFGVIYYNNSLLPDGMKIADAIGQGVINKELVIFAVALGLFVNAFGKAVKYSLFDPTKEMAYIPLDPELKIKGKAAVDVIGGRGGKSLGSYIQMGLLTLFSGSGLYQLVPIIAPIAIGIVCLWILSVFGLSKKFLVLTGKQGEERAGKEPACAS comes from the coding sequence ATGTCGCAAAAAAATGAACAAGAGTTTTTAGGGTGGCGCAAGCTTCTGTGGCCGATTCACTCGGACGAGGTGAAAAAGTTCCTCCCTATGGGTATCATGATGTTTTGCATTCTGTTTATTTACACAGTTTTACGTGATACCAAAGATGCCATTCTGGTGAATGCACCAGGAGCCGGCGCTGAAAGTTTAGCCTTCGCCAAAGGCATTGGAGTAACTATTTCAGCCGTGCTATTTATGCTCCTTTACACCAAAGCGGCTAACGTATTTAATCGTGAAGGATTATTTTATGTGACGGCTCTGCCATTCCTCATTTTCTTTGGAGGCTATCCATATTGCATCTATCCATTTGTTGACTCTCTCCATATGAGCTTGGAGAGTATTCAAAGTTATCAACAGATCTATCCAAGCATCAAATGGATGATTCCATTAATAGGGAACTGGACTTACACGTTATTCTACATTTTATCGGAACTATGGGGAAGTGCCATTCTATCGCTACTATTTTGGCAATTTGCCAATGCCATTACGCCTATTAAGGAAGCTCGCCGCTTTTATGGTATGTTTGGCTTTCTTGGCAACTTCGGCTTATTGCTTTCCGGCCCGGCCGTCATTTTTGTTTCGCATTCCATCCATAATCTAGGGTTGAGCCGCAACGAATCAACTGGCTTGATGCTGCAATATTTAATGGCGTTTGTCATTGTCGCAGGTGTTATTCTTCTTTCGACCTTTTATTGGATGAATCGTTATGTCTTAACAGACCGCCGCTATTATGACCCTGAAGCTATGGGAGAAGGTAAAAAGAAGAGGGCCAAGCTTTCCATGTTAGAAAGTTTCAAATTTATTCTGAATTCTCCTTATTTAGGATTAATTGCCATCTTGGTGCTTGCTTATGGGGTTTCCATCAACTTATTCGAGGGGGTCTGGAAAGGGCAGATTAAAGTTGCTTATCCGACAGAGGTAGAGTTCAATCGGGTAATGGGAGGTTTGTCAACCATTACAGGGGGAATTGCTGTTATTTTAATGCTGGTTGGAAGCAATCTTTTGCGTACCTTTAGTTGGCGCACCTGTGCTTTGATCACACCAGTTGTCCTAATCACTGGAATTTTGATTTTCTTTGGGGTCATTTATTACAACAATAGTCTTTTACCCGATGGAATGAAAATCGCTGATGCTATTGGACAAGGGGTGATTAATAAAGAGCTTGTCATTTTTGCAGTAGCTCTTGGATTGTTTGTAAATGCCTTCGGTAAGGCTGTTAAGTATTCGCTGTTTGATCCAACCAAAGAAATGGCCTATATTCCTTTAGATCCGGAACTAAAGATTAAAGGCAAGGCAGCTGTTGATGTCATTGGTGGCAGAGGAGGGAAGTCTCTTGGCTCCTATATTCAGATGGGATTGCTGACGCTGTTTTCTGGTAGCGGGCTGTATCAGCTTGTCCCAATCATTGCCCCGATTGCAATTGGAATTGTTTGTTTATGGATCTTATCTGTGTTTGGCTTAAGCAAAAAATTCCTTGTGTTAACCGGTAAGCAAGGCGAGGAGCGCGCTGGCAAAGAGCCTGCTTGCGCATCTTAA
- a CDS encoding ring-cleaving dioxygenase has translation MNKLITGLHHITALASDAQANVNFYAGVLGLRLIKKTVNFDAPDVYHLYYGDEKGSPGTILTFFPYPGIPKGRLGKGQLTATSFSIPEYSMNYWMKRLNKFHIHYEGPEERFNELMIYFEDYDGLGLELVANNRDERAGFTYGNIPQEHAIKGFYGMTLAEEGYEKTAKLLVGQMDHALIAEKGNRFRYSASGKPGDFVDILCTPDSLKGLAGYGTVHHVAFATATEATQQQAREKLLKFGLNVTPVLDREYFHSIYFRESGGVLFEIATLCPGFTIDESLEHIGESLKLPPWEEKNRDRIENELPPIQLDIKRYAD, from the coding sequence ATGAATAAATTAATCACAGGCTTGCACCACATTACAGCTTTGGCATCCGATGCCCAAGCAAACGTCAATTTTTATGCAGGCGTTTTGGGTCTGCGACTCATAAAAAAAACGGTCAATTTTGATGCTCCCGATGTCTATCACCTCTATTACGGGGATGAAAAGGGATCGCCTGGAACCATTCTAACTTTTTTCCCCTACCCCGGCATTCCTAAAGGCAGGCTAGGCAAAGGGCAACTAACTGCAACCTCTTTTTCCATTCCCGAATACTCTATGAATTACTGGATGAAACGCTTGAATAAGTTCCACATTCATTATGAAGGTCCGGAAGAGCGCTTTAATGAACTTATGATTTATTTTGAAGATTACGACGGTTTAGGGCTGGAACTCGTTGCCAATAATCGAGATGAACGAGCTGGATTTACCTATGGCAATATTCCCCAAGAACACGCCATTAAAGGCTTTTATGGCATGACATTGGCTGAAGAAGGATATGAAAAAACAGCCAAACTCTTAGTCGGCCAAATGGACCACGCACTCATTGCGGAAAAAGGCAATCGCTTTCGCTATTCAGCAAGCGGCAAGCCAGGAGACTTTGTGGATATACTCTGCACTCCCGATAGTCTTAAAGGCTTAGCAGGCTACGGAACAGTTCACCACGTGGCATTTGCAACGGCTACAGAGGCGACGCAACAACAAGCGCGTGAAAAACTATTAAAATTCGGACTCAACGTCACCCCTGTTCTTGATAGGGAATATTTCCACTCTATTTATTTTCGAGAATCAGGCGGCGTTCTTTTTGAAATTGCGACTCTTTGCCCTGGATTCACGATCGACGAATCTCTTGAGCATATCGGAGAATCTCTTAAGCTGCCGCCTTGGGAAGAAAAAAATAGGGATAGAATCGAGAATGAATTGCCTCCCATACAACTCGATATCAAGAGGTATGCAGATTGA
- a CDS encoding LysR family transcriptional regulator: protein MKFPLSLTFLRYFFSAGQAKSISKAAKENFVSQSAISQAITKLEALLGKQLITHEKNRFQLTSDGVLLLEKCKQLFTQFAEIEDAFHEAEGVFKGKLSFACTHSFALSLLPRHLGRLSHMWPDIEPVLRFGHTGTVVELVKKGDVDFGIVLDNEDFSSFDCREIYKGEYRLYQAKKTPKQAIQRFILSEERKEVSLLRRHLHAAGIDMSSEMEVSSWEVIASLAEQGLGIGFLPDYIVGKRALAVYDCLLPPIPYRLLAIFSKNRALPRNARLFIDLMCEP, encoded by the coding sequence ATGAAATTTCCGCTCAGCCTTACCTTTTTACGCTATTTTTTTAGTGCTGGCCAAGCTAAGAGCATTTCAAAAGCAGCCAAAGAAAATTTTGTGAGTCAGTCCGCTATTAGTCAAGCGATCACTAAATTGGAAGCTCTTTTGGGAAAGCAATTAATCACTCATGAGAAGAATCGCTTTCAACTCACGAGCGACGGGGTTTTGCTGCTAGAAAAATGCAAGCAGCTCTTTACGCAGTTTGCAGAGATTGAAGATGCCTTTCACGAGGCGGAAGGGGTTTTTAAAGGAAAACTTTCCTTTGCGTGCACTCATAGTTTTGCCCTTTCATTGCTGCCACGCCATTTGGGCAGGCTTTCGCACATGTGGCCAGACATAGAACCTGTATTGAGATTTGGACATACAGGAACCGTTGTGGAGCTAGTTAAGAAAGGAGATGTCGATTTTGGCATTGTTCTCGACAATGAAGATTTCTCATCTTTTGATTGCAGAGAAATTTATAAGGGGGAATATCGCCTCTATCAAGCCAAGAAAACGCCAAAACAGGCCATCCAAAGATTCATCCTCAGCGAGGAACGCAAGGAGGTCTCATTACTGCGGCGCCATTTGCATGCAGCTGGCATTGACATGAGCAGCGAAATGGAGGTATCGAGCTGGGAGGTCATTGCAAGCCTTGCCGAGCAGGGGCTGGGGATTGGATTTCTTCCTGATTATATCGTAGGGAAGAGGGCATTAGCCGTTTATGATTGTCTACTCCCCCCTATTCCCTATCGCCTTCTAGCCATTTTTTCGAAGAACAGGGCTCTGCCGCGCAATGCCAGATTGTTCATCGATTTAATGTGCGAACCTTGA
- a CDS encoding glycosyltransferase family 92 protein, with amino-acid sequence MLKKILLLLNLFFVASCHAYQYDLAICAISKDDEPYLKEWIEFHKLVGVQHFYIYCHGNWDRYSEVLKDYIESEEVDLLSTQDYTDPAFNTVQCQSYTDLLVKVRHKVKWLAVIDIDEFLFSPTEHNLQTFLSKYENLPNVGGISANWHLFGTSWVPKVASNQTLIESLTLCTPEQHSANAHVKTIVRPQCVNHYDNPHYPIYFPGIVQTNTDGVTFFGPLSPYIQHTHLKINHYWTRDQDFFWNYKVPRQSSWGIQRTEEQNREVEIEFNNESNTAILPLVPPLRKRLGLKN; translated from the coding sequence ATGCTAAAAAAAATCCTGTTACTGCTAAACCTGTTTTTTGTGGCTTCCTGCCATGCTTATCAATACGACTTAGCCATTTGTGCCATCTCCAAAGATGATGAGCCATATCTTAAAGAATGGATTGAGTTTCACAAGCTTGTAGGAGTCCAACACTTCTACATTTATTGCCATGGAAATTGGGACCGCTATTCAGAAGTTCTCAAGGACTATATAGAATCTGAGGAAGTCGACTTGCTTTCTACCCAAGACTACACAGATCCAGCCTTCAATACAGTCCAGTGTCAATCTTATACGGACTTGCTCGTCAAAGTTCGCCACAAAGTCAAATGGCTGGCAGTCATCGACATCGATGAGTTCCTCTTTTCTCCAACTGAGCACAATCTCCAAACATTTTTATCGAAATATGAAAATCTGCCAAATGTCGGAGGAATCAGCGCTAACTGGCATTTATTTGGCACATCTTGGGTTCCGAAAGTCGCTTCCAACCAGACTTTGATAGAGTCTTTGACACTATGCACGCCTGAGCAACACTCTGCAAATGCCCATGTAAAGACTATCGTTCGTCCGCAATGCGTGAACCATTATGATAATCCCCACTACCCTATTTACTTTCCCGGGATTGTCCAAACAAATACCGATGGAGTCACTTTTTTTGGCCCTTTGAGCCCCTACATTCAACATACTCATCTGAAAATCAATCATTATTGGACACGCGATCAGGATTTTTTCTGGAACTATAAAGTCCCCCGACAAAGCAGCTGGGGCATCCAGCGGACTGAAGAACAAAATCGAGAAGTAGAAATAGAGTTTAATAACGAGAGCAATACAGCGATTTTACCCCTCGTTCCCCCTTTAAGAAAGCGGCTAGGATTAAAAAACTGA
- a CDS encoding Dps family protein — MKNSTISNKLATPNALGVKAESAISHAINPLVADAFALYVKTKNFHWHLSGPHFRDYHVLFDEQADQIFAMIDVLAERVRKLGGLTIHSIGQIAQLQTIEDDNRDYVGAHEMVQVLFQDNQELAQRMREAHKVCEEHEDVATTSILEVFIDETERRAWFLFETGVRAD, encoded by the coding sequence ATGAAAAATAGCACTATTTCTAACAAATTGGCCACACCTAACGCATTAGGGGTAAAAGCAGAATCGGCGATCAGTCATGCCATCAATCCACTTGTTGCTGATGCCTTTGCCTTATATGTTAAAACAAAGAATTTTCATTGGCATTTGTCGGGACCTCATTTTCGCGATTATCATGTTTTATTCGATGAACAGGCAGATCAAATCTTTGCGATGATTGATGTTTTAGCGGAGCGGGTGCGTAAACTCGGCGGATTGACCATTCACTCTATCGGGCAAATCGCACAATTACAGACCATCGAAGATGACAACCGCGACTATGTCGGTGCGCATGAGATGGTTCAGGTTTTGTTTCAGGACAATCAAGAGCTAGCACAAAGAATGCGAGAGGCCCATAAAGTCTGTGAAGAGCATGAAGACGTTGCCACGACAAGCATTTTAGAGGTTTTCATCGATGAAACGGAGCGGCGTGCCTGGTTTCTCTTTGAAACCGGCGTTAGGGCCGACTAA
- a CDS encoding DUF779 domain-containing protein — protein sequence MRTELPKRVIATKEAEEWIKKLEKIHGPLFFHQSGGCCDGSSPMCYPLGEFKVGAQDVFLGEVAGAPFYISGPQFDYWSHTRLIIDVVPGRGSGFSLEAPEGIRFLTRSEVFTNEELALLKAAGDPKRGA from the coding sequence ATGCGTACGGAACTGCCTAAAAGGGTTATTGCTACTAAAGAGGCTGAAGAGTGGATCAAAAAACTAGAAAAGATCCACGGCCCCCTTTTTTTTCATCAGTCTGGAGGATGCTGTGATGGCAGCTCTCCCATGTGCTATCCTTTGGGGGAATTTAAAGTGGGTGCACAAGATGTCTTCCTGGGTGAGGTTGCTGGCGCTCCTTTTTATATCAGCGGTCCCCAATTCGACTATTGGTCCCATACGCGTTTAATCATTGATGTTGTTCCAGGGCGCGGGAGCGGGTTTTCCTTAGAAGCTCCAGAAGGGATTCGCTTCTTGACGCGGTCAGAGGTGTTTACCAATGAAGAGTTGGCGCTCTTAAAAGCTGCTGGAGATCCAAAGCGGGGAGCCTAG